One part of the Humulus lupulus chromosome 9, drHumLupu1.1, whole genome shotgun sequence genome encodes these proteins:
- the LOC133799859 gene encoding receptor-like protein 43 — protein MELKNPHLRSLVQSLSSLKSLNLRFVSISSTLPGFFRNLSSLSWLALSYCGLGGSFPSSLTRLAKLTYLDLGENNFSGHAPSSLQNLTHLTELLLYGNQFSGPVPSWLGNLTQLTVIDFMENKLQGSIPQSIQKLSNLRAFSVYNSNLVGTVDFDIFLKMKDLTYLNLSGEISALVCNLGSLSFLDISYNNFVGMIPQLCIHANKWMMIDVSENQLQGILPRSLANCKTLEFLDVSNINWKPAANGSFDFSKLQMLHLSYNSFTGELPSDYIANLNAMKAFETKDLTYMKANGIFDVVDYKGNRLNGQIPKLVGALKALTSLNLSNNMLTGNIPSSLGNLQWLESLDLSHNKLSREIPLELTQIGFLQNFSVFYNNLTGRIPDGNQLRTFVNGSFEGNYGLCGYPLLEDITP, from the exons ATGGAACTTAAAAATCCCCATCTAAGAAGTCTAGTGCAAAGCTTAAGTAGCTTGAAAAGCCTTAATCTTCGTTTTGTTAGCATTTCATCTACTCTACCTggtttctttagaaacttatctTCTCTGTCCTGGCTTGCTCTAAGCTATTGTGGACTGGGTGGATCTTTTCCCTCTTCACTTACTAGACTAGCCAAACTTACTTATCTAGACCTTGGCGAAAACAACTTTAGTGGTCACGCCCCATCTTCACTTCAAAATCTCACACACCTCACGGAGCTTCTTCTTTATGGCAATCAATTCTCTGGTCCGGTCCCCTCTTGGCTGGGTAACCTTACCCAGCTAACTGTTATTGATTTTATGGAAAACAAATTGCAAGGTTcaattccacaatcaattcagaAACTGTCAAATCTTCGAGCTTTCTCTGTTTATAATTCTAATTTGGTTGGTACAGTAGATTTTGACATTTTCTTAAAAATGAAAGATCTTACATATCTCAATCTTAGTG GAGAAATTTCAGCATTGGTTTGCAATTTGGGTTCTCTCTCGTTCCTTGATATTTCTTATAACAACTTTGTTG GAATGATTCCTCAACTTTGCATACATGCAAACAAATGGATGATGATTGATGTCAGTGAGAATCAGTTACAAGGAATTTTGCCACGTTCATTGGCGAACTGTAAGACACTCGAGTTTCTTGATGTTTCAAACATCAACTG GAAGCCTGCAGCTAATGGTAGTTTTGACTTTTCTAAGCTACAAATGTTACATCTCTCTTACAATAGTTTCACAGGAGAGTTGCCCTCTGATTACATTGCCAACTTGAATGCCATGAAAGCTTTCGAGACAAAAGATTTGACGTATATGAAGGCCAATGGAATATTTGATGTAGTTGATTACAAAGGGAATCGTCTAAA TGGGCAGATTCCTAAGTTAGTTGGGGCTCTGAAAGCTCTTACTTCACTCAACCTTTCCAACAACATGCTCACTGGAAATATCCCATCTTCCTTGGGAAACTTACAGTGGCTTGAGTCGTTGGACCTCTCTCATAACAAGCTTTCTAGAGAAATACCACTGGAGCTAACACAGATTGGGTTCCTTCAAAACTTTAGTGTCTTTTACAATAATCTCACAGGACGCATACCAGATGGAAATCAGCTACGTACATTTGTCAATGGTTCATTTGAGGGAAACTATGGATTATGTGGCTATCCATTGTTGGAAGATATTACTCCTTGA
- the LOC133800803 gene encoding sulfiredoxin, chloroplastic/mitochondrial has protein sequence MASFIIQVPNNLRTFSVSASSNGSPSPMSRGNQGGPVILELPLDKIRRPLLRTRTNDENKVKELMDSISQIGLQVPIDVLEVDGVYYGFSGCHRYEAHQRLGLPTIRCKVRRGTKETLRHHLR, from the exons ATGGCTAGTTTTATTATTCAAGTGCCAAACAATTTAAGGACCTTCTCTGTTTCAGCTTCCTCAAATG GGTCTCCTTCTCCAATGAGCCGTGGGAATCAAGGTGGTCCagtgatattggagcttcctctAGATAAGATACGGAGACCCCTTTTGCGAACCAGAACCAACGATGAAAATAAGGTTAAGGAACTCATGGACAGCATCAGCCAAATTGGCCTTCAAGTACCA ATTGATGTGCTTGAGGTAGATGGTGTTTATTACG GCTTCTCGGGTTGTCATCGCTATGAAGCTCATCAGCGTCTTGGTCTCCCTACAATCCGCTGTAAAGTTCGCCGTGGAACAAAAGAAACTCTAAG GCATCACCTCCGATAA